One Thermoanaerobacter kivui genomic window, GCCTTAGCAGGAAATGCTAATGTGGGTAAAAGTGTCATATTTAATCAATTAACAGGATTGACACAGATAATTGGTAACTGGCCGGGGAAAACAGTCGAGAGGGCAGAAGGTGTACTGCGGTTTAAAGGACGGACTATAAAAATTGTTGACCTTCCTGGTATTTATTCACTTTCTGCTTATTCTCAAGAGGAAATTGTTTCCCGTGAGTTTATAGCTTTTGAAAAACCGGATGTTGTAATAAACGTGGTGGATGCTTCTAATCTTGAGAGAAATTTGTTTTTTACAGTGCAACTTTTAGAGCTTCATGTGCCTATGGTTATGGCTTTAAACCAAGTGGATTATGCTATTAAAAAGGGTATAGATATAGATGTGAAGAAGTTAGAAGAGCTTTTAGATATTCCAGTTGTAGAAACTGTTGCTACAAAAGGCAAAGGGCTTCAGGAATTAATAAATAAAGCTTTAGAAGTTGTGGATTCGCATAAAGAAGTGGATGTAAAAAGGTATGATATAAAAGAGGAAAAAGTTCTCAAATATAGAAATGAAGTAAGTGAATATGTAATGAAAATTTACGACATCCTTTTGAAACACAATGTAGACCTTATAAATTTGTTTCATCCTCTGTGGATTTCTCTAAAACTGATAGAAGAGGATAGCGATATAGTAGAAAAGTTAAAAAAAGAGCCTAATGGGGAAAAAGCTTATGAAGAAATTCAAAAAGAATTAAAAGGTTTAAAGGTGAAGACAGATAGTCCTCTTGCAACTTTAGTTACAGCAGACAGATATGATATTGCTTCTTTTATTGCAAGCCAAACTGTATCAGAGATTCACCATAGAATTACTTGGACTGATTTAATTGACAATGTAGCTCTTCATAAGATATGGGGCTATATATCAATGCTCATTATTGTATTTATATCTTTTTATGGAATATTTAAATTTGGAGAGTATTTCTCAGGTGTGCTGGAGGACTTTTTTGACGGTTTTAAGCCTTTAGTGTACAATTTGAATATTCCAAATATGTATAAAGATTTTCTCTGGAATGGGCTTGCTGAAGGGATTATTTCTGCTATAACTATAGTGCTTCCCTATATATTTCCTTTTTATGTGTTTTTATCAATACTTGAAAACACTGGTTATCTTGCAAGAATTGCATTTTTAATGGATGAGGTTATGCACAAAGTTGGACTTCATGGTAAAGCCCTTATTCCAGTATTGATGGGGTTTGGGTGCAATGTCCCTGCAGTATTAGGCACCAAAATTTTAGAAACGGATAGAGAAATATTTATTGCGTCTTTTATGTCCACTCTTGTGCCTTGTTCTGCAAGAATTGTAATAATTTTGGGAACAATAGGGGTCTTCATGGGGCCACAATACGCACTCGCTGTTTTTGCCTTAGACGTTTTGGTAGTTTATATAGCGGCGTATTTTGCAAATAAAATAGCGCCTGGAAAGCCTTATGATTTGATAATGGAACTTCCTGGCTACAGGATGCCTGCTTTAAAGCCTACATTGAAGCAGATATGGTTTAGAATAAAAGACTTTTTGTATGTAGCTCTTCCAATAATTGTAGTTGGCAGCTTGGTTCTGGAAATATTGAAGTACTCTGGCATATTTAAATATGTGACTTATATAATGGATCCGATTGTTGTAAAATGGTTGGGATTGCCGTCAATAGTTGGGATAGTATTGATTTTTGGGATACTCAGAAAAGAATTGACACTTATAATGCTTTTAACACTGTCTGGGACAAGTCACATCACACAGATTTTGACGCCAAAGCAGATGATTGTCTTTGGTGTTGTTACAATGCTTTATATTCCTTGTATTGCTACAATTGCGGCATTAAAAAGGACAATTGGCTGGAGAAAGACATGGTGGGTAGTTTTTGTTAATATTTTTATTGCAATACTAATAGGGGGAATATTAAATCGAATTCTTACTTTTGTATAATTGTGCTATAATGTTAATGGGTGAAAAACAATAGAATTTATAGAAAAAAATAAATTGAAAATAGAGTAGGACACTAGACCTACTCTATTCAGACTGTAGACAAACTTTCGTAAAGGAGGTATTTTGCATAAGGAACGACTTGTGACAAAGCGGCAACAAAACTTAGCAAGACCGAGGGTGGAGGCAGGGCCGTAGCCACGGATGGCGTAGGCGGGCACTAAGACAAGGAGGTTGAATGTGCCCGGTACCCTGCCGGAACCCGAAGGTCGAGCTTAGTTTTGTCGCTTTGGAACATCGGAGTGACGATGCAAAATATCTCCTTTGAAATATTTTTTAACTTTGTCAACAAACTGAATAGAGTAGGACATTAGACCTACTCTATTATTTTTATCAAATCAGATTGGTTTTTAGCAAAAGCTCCTCATTATTAAGAATTTCCTCAGGTTTACCTATAGCTTCTATTCTATGGTCTTCGTTTAGCACTATTATCCTGTCTGAAAGTGTTGCTGCCATGTCAAGGTCGTGAGTTGCAATGACTATCGTAGTGCCTTTTTTGTTTAATTCTTGTAGCTTTTCCAAAAGCCACTTTTTTGACCGTGGGTCAAGGCCATTTGTAGGTTCGTCAAGAAGCAAAACTTCAGGATTTATTACCATGACTGACGCTAATGCGACTTTTTTCTTTTCTCCGCCGCTTAATCTGTGAGGGGGTCTATCTTTTAATTTTTCGAGTCCAAAAGAAATAAGAGTTTCTTCCACTATTTTTTGGACTTCGTCTTTCTTTAAGCTCATTTGAAGTGGTGCAAAGGCTACTTCATCAAAAACAGTAGTGTTAAAAAGTTGTACATCAGAATCCTGAAACACAAAGCCTACTTTTTTTCTAAATTCATATTCATCAAAAGTTTTTTTATCCCCCAGCAATTTGCCAAATGCCCATATTTCACCTTTGCCCGGATAAATTAAATTGTCCATCAATTTTAAAAGAGTGGATTTTCCACTGCCATTTGCACCGAGAAGAATTAACTTTTCTTCTTTTTTTACTTCAAAACTTATGTCAATTAAAGCAGGAATTGATTTGTTATAGGAGTAATAGACGTTTTTTAATTCAAATACTGTGCTCAATTTAAACCTCCTTATGGGTGGATATACCACAAGATGGATAAAAAAGTTATATTAAAACCTATCCATATATAATCATAAAAAGTTATTTTAAAAGTAGTTATTGTTTTGTATTCTCCTTTGTAACTTCGTGAAATCATGGCGTTATAAACTTCATCACTCAGTTGTTGAGACCTTATCAAAACATTTGCCATAGCAGAAGCGACAAATTTTCTTCCTTCACTACTATCACTTTTCCCGACATTTCTGCTTTTTCTTGCGAGGAACATGTTCATAGCAATTTCTAAAAGCAAAAAGATGTAACGTAAGGCCATTTCAAGTGTAGCAGTAAAAATGCGGGGAAGCTTAAAAGCTCTCAATGCTTTTAATATTTCTACCCATTTTGTTGATAGAGCTAATATATACACAAAAGATAAAGATATAAATGACCTCATCATAAAAACAATGGCACTTTCTAATCCCTCTTTTGTTATATAAAAATTTTTTGTGAAATATACTAAAGGCTGTCCTTCTTTTACTACATTAAAAAGTGAAGGTATCAGGACAATACCTGTAAAAAGTATTGAAACTGCTGATACCCTCACAACATATGCTTTTAAAGGAATTTTAGAAAAATAAGTCAACAAAAGTGTATAAATAAGAAATATTGTCATAAAAGGTATTGTTCTTCCAAAATTAACTATTATGATTAATACAAAAACAGAAACAAGTTTTATTCTCGTATCAAGAGACTGCATAATACCTTTCTTAGCAGAAATTGCATCAGAATAAAACATGTCTTCGAATACACTTTGTATGCTTAAAATTGTTTTTTCTAAAAAATCATTCATTTTTTTTCTGGGGTTTTCCCATAATCCTCCCTAATATTGCAAATATCAATACAATAGCTGCAATTCCTACAACTGCTGAAAAAATATAACCTAAAGCCTGTTGGAAGAAATTGCTGTCAAACCCAGGTATACTGTAGTCAGGCAGTATTGCTTTTATAACTTCTGAGAATCGGCTCATGCCTTCGGGTACATATCCTATCATACTCTTAATTTCATCAAGGCCCCATTCTCCCCATGCCGAACCAGGAGCCAAAAGTCCGAGAGGAGTGAGGAGTATTATAACTATAGCTGCAATATAGAGTTTTCTCATTTATTATCACCTCTGAGCTTGTATGAAAATTTATACAGTATATTTTCCTCATCAGTTTTTTCTAAATAATATACTACAAGACCTGTTATAACAGCTTCTACAATACCAGCTACAGTAAGATGAGCAAACATCATTGCAGGTATTGCTACGTTTAATCCATAAGGGAAATACAGAGGTGTTCCATTTGCTGTATGAAAAAGCAATGGTTGAAGTCCAAGTTCTATTGCTGTGGCAAGAGCTGCAGCATTTATTCCTACATATCCCCCTATAGCAGATGATAAAACCTTATTTAGTTTGAGAGATAACATAAGCCTGTAAATTCCATATCCCACAAAAGGAGCTATAAATGCCATATTAAAGCTATTTGCTCCAAGAGCCAAAATTCCTCCATCGCCAAAAAGCAATGCTTGAATAAATAAGGCTATCGTAAGAGATATACTTGCCGCCCAAGGTCCTAAAGTTATAGCAAGTAGGGTTGCGCCAATTGCATGGGCAGTTGTACCTCCTGGTATTGGGATATTAAACATCATTATTGTAAATGAAAAAGCAGACCCTATTGCCATAGCAGGAACGTCCTTTTTGTCAAAACTTTCGTTGACTTTTTTTGCTGCAACTGCAATTACTGGTACCATAGCAGCCCCCATAACGGCACAGGTTTGAGGACTTATATATCCTTCTGGTATGTGCATAAAAATTCCCCCTTATAAA contains:
- a CDS encoding energy-coupling factor ABC transporter ATP-binding protein, with product MSTVFELKNVYYSYNKSIPALIDISFEVKKEEKLILLGANGSGKSTLLKLMDNLIYPGKGEIWAFGKLLGDKKTFDEYEFRKKVGFVFQDSDVQLFNTTVFDEVAFAPLQMSLKKDEVQKIVEETLISFGLEKLKDRPPHRLSGGEKKKVALASVMVINPEVLLLDEPTNGLDPRSKKWLLEKLQELNKKGTTIVIATHDLDMAATLSDRIIVLNEDHRIEAIGKPEEILNNEELLLKTNLI
- the cbiQ gene encoding cobalt ECF transporter T component CbiQ; this translates as MNDFLEKTILSIQSVFEDMFYSDAISAKKGIMQSLDTRIKLVSVFVLIIIVNFGRTIPFMTIFLIYTLLLTYFSKIPLKAYVVRVSAVSILFTGIVLIPSLFNVVKEGQPLVYFTKNFYITKEGLESAIVFMMRSFISLSFVYILALSTKWVEILKALRAFKLPRIFTATLEMALRYIFLLLEIAMNMFLARKSRNVGKSDSSEGRKFVASAMANVLIRSQQLSDEVYNAMISRSYKGEYKTITTFKITFYDYIWIGFNITFLSILWYIHP
- the cbiM gene encoding cobalt transporter CbiM — translated: MHIPEGYISPQTCAVMGAAMVPVIAVAAKKVNESFDKKDVPAMAIGSAFSFTIMMFNIPIPGGTTAHAIGATLLAITLGPWAASISLTIALFIQALLFGDGGILALGANSFNMAFIAPFVGYGIYRLMLSLKLNKVLSSAIGGYVGINAAALATAIELGLQPLLFHTANGTPLYFPYGLNVAIPAMMFAHLTVAGIVEAVITGLVVYYLEKTDEENILYKFSYKLRGDNK
- a CDS encoding PDGLE domain-containing protein; the protein is MRKLYIAAIVIILLTPLGLLAPGSAWGEWGLDEIKSMIGYVPEGMSRFSEVIKAILPDYSIPGFDSNFFQQALGYIFSAVVGIAAIVLIFAILGRIMGKPQKKNE
- the feoB gene encoding ferrous iron transport protein B → MKKEIIIALAGNANVGKSVIFNQLTGLTQIIGNWPGKTVERAEGVLRFKGRTIKIVDLPGIYSLSAYSQEEIVSREFIAFEKPDVVINVVDASNLERNLFFTVQLLELHVPMVMALNQVDYAIKKGIDIDVKKLEELLDIPVVETVATKGKGLQELINKALEVVDSHKEVDVKRYDIKEEKVLKYRNEVSEYVMKIYDILLKHNVDLINLFHPLWISLKLIEEDSDIVEKLKKEPNGEKAYEEIQKELKGLKVKTDSPLATLVTADRYDIASFIASQTVSEIHHRITWTDLIDNVALHKIWGYISMLIIVFISFYGIFKFGEYFSGVLEDFFDGFKPLVYNLNIPNMYKDFLWNGLAEGIISAITIVLPYIFPFYVFLSILENTGYLARIAFLMDEVMHKVGLHGKALIPVLMGFGCNVPAVLGTKILETDREIFIASFMSTLVPCSARIVIILGTIGVFMGPQYALAVFALDVLVVYIAAYFANKIAPGKPYDLIMELPGYRMPALKPTLKQIWFRIKDFLYVALPIIVVGSLVLEILKYSGIFKYVTYIMDPIVVKWLGLPSIVGIVLIFGILRKELTLIMLLTLSGTSHITQILTPKQMIVFGVVTMLYIPCIATIAALKRTIGWRKTWWVVFVNIFIAILIGGILNRILTFV